One Alcaligenes ammonioxydans DNA segment encodes these proteins:
- a CDS encoding ABC transporter permease, producing the protein MLSHPQRPAPLLLALTGLTILFLLGPILVSVMAGLVNNYRIGLKSGLTLKWLEQVWANYGGTVWLSLQLALLCVLAAIVLGLPCAYALARSRSRLARSFEELLTLPVAVPGMASALALLLAYGSLQGFRQSFWFILVGHIVFTLPFMVRTTTAALQKRSLVDLEEAARSLGASFTQIFFGILLPAILPAVVAGSLMVFTLSLGEFNLTWMLHTPLTRTLPVGLADSYASMRIEVGSAYTLIFMLVILPVLWALQALARLLEKQYGN; encoded by the coding sequence ATGCTATCCCATCCTCAGCGGCCCGCTCCCCTGCTCCTGGCGCTTACCGGCCTGACCATCCTGTTCCTGCTGGGCCCCATCCTGGTTTCGGTCATGGCAGGACTGGTCAACAACTACCGCATCGGTCTGAAAAGCGGCCTAACGCTGAAATGGCTCGAACAAGTCTGGGCAAACTACGGCGGTACGGTCTGGCTATCGCTGCAACTGGCCCTGCTCTGTGTCCTGGCGGCCATCGTACTGGGACTGCCTTGCGCCTATGCACTGGCCCGTAGCCGCTCCCGCCTGGCTCGCAGTTTCGAGGAGCTGCTGACCTTGCCCGTGGCCGTGCCCGGCATGGCCTCCGCCCTTGCCCTGCTGCTGGCTTACGGTTCACTGCAAGGCTTTCGCCAGAGTTTCTGGTTCATTCTGGTCGGTCACATTGTATTTACCCTGCCGTTTATGGTGCGCACTACCACCGCCGCCCTGCAAAAACGCAGCCTGGTTGATCTGGAGGAAGCAGCCCGATCCCTGGGGGCCAGTTTCACTCAAATCTTTTTCGGGATTTTACTTCCCGCCATCTTGCCCGCCGTTGTCGCCGGCAGCCTGATGGTTTTCACCCTGTCGCTGGGGGAGTTCAACCTGACCTGGATGCTCCACACCCCCCTGACACGTACCTTGCCAGTGGGCTTGGCCGACAGCTACGCCTCCATGCGCATCGAAGTGGGTTCGGCCTATACGCTGATTTTTATGCTTGTCATCTTGCCCGTGCTCTGGGCACTGCAAGCCCTGGCGCGCTTGCTGGAGAAACAATATGGAAACTAA
- the kdpA gene encoding potassium-transporting ATPase subunit KdpA, which translates to MLDDLMQFLVVLAVSTVLLVVVGKWIAHFFCSPKHSLIERGTYRLLGVNPDEKMSWKRYALALLLSNAAMLLLGYVLLRVQGGIPGDSLQRVAQSPDLAFNTAISFTTNTNWQAYSGESSLSNFSQMVAITFLMMISATTGLAAAGGFIRGLSRKSSADIGNYWVDFTRSLYRLLLPCSFLLALLYIWQGMPQTLASDVVVNTLEGLKQQIILGPVASLESIKHVGTNGGGFFGMNAAHPFENPTPLTNTIHMLSMLLVPSSLTYAFGTMLSRRRQGWAFFAAFLVMFVGFLALIYSAEQAGNPLLTSLGVDQTQSRTQGGGNLEGKELRFGVAQSSLFATVTTAATTGSVDAMHSSLTPLGGLVPIAQMMLNNVFGGIGVGFISLVSYAILTVFLVGMMIGRSPEFLGKKIEAREMKYVMLAMLAHAFSILGFTALASLQPSTLDSLSNMGPHGFSEVLYAYTSGTANNGSAFAGFNANTPFFNTTIGLAMLVGRYLTLLPLLALAGVLAAKKAVPAGPGTLSTATPLFTGLLIFVVLVVGGLTFLPALALGPIVEHLLMLDGITF; encoded by the coding sequence ATGCTGGACGATTTGATGCAGTTCCTGGTGGTTCTGGCCGTCTCTACGGTCTTGTTAGTGGTGGTGGGCAAGTGGATTGCCCATTTTTTCTGTAGCCCGAAGCACAGTTTGATTGAGCGTGGCACGTATCGGCTGTTGGGGGTGAACCCGGACGAGAAGATGTCCTGGAAGCGATATGCGCTGGCGCTGTTGTTAAGCAATGCCGCCATGTTGCTTTTGGGATATGTTCTTTTGCGGGTGCAGGGCGGGATACCGGGAGACAGCCTGCAGCGTGTGGCCCAGTCTCCTGACCTGGCTTTTAATACGGCCATCTCCTTTACGACCAATACCAACTGGCAGGCGTATTCGGGGGAGTCCAGTCTGTCCAATTTTTCCCAGATGGTGGCCATCACCTTTCTGATGATGATCAGTGCCACAACAGGTCTGGCGGCGGCAGGCGGTTTCATCCGTGGTTTAAGCCGGAAAAGTTCGGCTGATATTGGCAACTACTGGGTGGACTTCACTCGTTCTTTGTATCGCCTGCTCTTGCCGTGCAGCTTCTTGCTGGCCTTGCTTTATATCTGGCAGGGTATGCCGCAGACACTGGCGTCTGATGTCGTGGTCAACACGCTGGAAGGGCTTAAGCAGCAGATTATTCTGGGGCCAGTGGCCAGCCTTGAAAGCATCAAGCATGTGGGAACCAATGGGGGCGGTTTTTTTGGCATGAATGCGGCCCATCCTTTTGAAAATCCCACCCCGCTGACCAATACCATTCACATGCTCAGCATGTTGCTGGTTCCCTCGTCCCTGACCTATGCCTTTGGCACCATGCTGAGCCGCCGTCGCCAGGGTTGGGCATTTTTTGCCGCTTTTCTGGTGATGTTCGTGGGCTTTCTGGCCCTGATTTATAGCGCCGAACAGGCAGGCAATCCTTTGCTGACTTCCCTGGGGGTGGACCAAACACAAAGCAGAACGCAGGGTGGAGGCAACCTGGAGGGTAAGGAGCTGCGTTTCGGGGTGGCGCAAAGCAGTCTGTTTGCCACAGTGACCACGGCCGCGACCACTGGCTCGGTCGATGCCATGCATTCGTCGCTGACTCCTTTGGGTGGTCTGGTGCCGATTGCTCAAATGATGCTGAACAATGTGTTTGGCGGGATCGGGGTGGGCTTTATCAGTCTGGTCAGCTACGCCATTTTGACGGTCTTTCTGGTGGGGATGATGATAGGGCGCAGCCCCGAGTTTCTGGGCAAGAAGATTGAGGCGCGGGAGATGAAGTACGTGATGCTGGCCATGTTGGCGCATGCCTTCAGCATCCTGGGCTTTACCGCTTTGGCCAGCCTGCAGCCCTCGACCCTGGACAGTCTGTCCAATATGGGCCCGCATGGCTTTAGCGAGGTGCTCTACGCCTACACCTCGGGCACGGCCAATAACGGTTCAGCCTTCGCAGGCTTTAATGCGAACACTCCTTTCTTCAATACGACGATAGGGCTGGCGATGCTGGTTGGGCGGTATCTGACCTTGCTGCCCTTGCTGGCTTTGGCCGGTGTGCTGGCCGCCAAGAAAGCGGTTCCTGCGGGTCCAGGCACCTTGTCGACGGCTACCCCCTTATTTACGGGTCTGTTGATTTTTGTGGTTCTGGTGGTGGGCGGGTTGACGTTCCTGCCTGCATTGGCGCTGGGCCCGATTGTGGAGCACCTGTTGATGCTCGATGGCATTACTTTTTGA
- a CDS encoding phosphodiesterase, whose translation MLNTLLIQMTDPHIREEGRLAYGRLNTAPYLQAAIDHALALPQRPDAIVLTGDLTDFGRAREYAQLRRLLAPLDSIPVYLLPGNHDDRQQLRESFPDHTYLGKTGPVCYGVDIGGLRLLALDSAVAGASAGSLDQAQLDWLAAELAKHATRPTVIALHHPPFNTLIGHMDRIGLLQGAAQLEAIVRQHTQVERVISGHLHRSIQIRFGGTIASTAPSVAHQVCLDLADDAASAWTLEPSGYAVHALDSHGQIVTHTATVGQFDGPFAFHEPSGKLID comes from the coding sequence ATGCTCAACACCCTACTGATTCAAATGACCGACCCGCATATACGGGAAGAAGGCCGACTGGCCTACGGACGACTCAATACCGCCCCCTATTTGCAGGCTGCCATCGACCATGCTCTGGCGCTGCCTCAAAGACCGGATGCCATCGTGCTGACAGGCGATCTGACTGACTTTGGGCGAGCCCGGGAATATGCGCAACTGCGCAGATTGCTCGCGCCGCTGGACTCGATTCCCGTCTACCTGCTGCCTGGCAATCATGATGACCGGCAGCAACTACGGGAAAGCTTCCCCGACCATACGTATTTGGGCAAAACCGGGCCGGTTTGCTACGGCGTCGATATCGGCGGGCTCAGACTGCTGGCGCTGGACAGTGCCGTCGCGGGAGCCAGCGCAGGCAGCCTGGATCAGGCGCAACTGGATTGGCTGGCTGCTGAACTGGCAAAGCACGCTACACGTCCCACTGTCATTGCCCTGCACCACCCGCCGTTCAACACCCTGATCGGCCATATGGACAGGATTGGCCTGCTGCAGGGCGCAGCGCAACTGGAAGCGATTGTTCGTCAGCACACGCAGGTCGAACGGGTCATCAGCGGGCATTTGCATCGTAGTATCCAGATCCGTTTTGGTGGAACAATAGCCAGCACGGCCCCTTCAGTCGCGCACCAGGTGTGTCTGGACCTGGCTGATGATGCCGCCTCTGCCTGGACGCTGGAGCCGTCGGGCTATGCTGTCCACGCCCTCGATAGCCACGGGCAGATTGTCACTCACACCGCTACGGTGGGCCAGTTCGACGGCCCCTTCGCCTTCCATGAACCCAGTGGCAAACTCATCGACTGA
- a CDS encoding LacI family DNA-binding transcriptional regulator, producing MANVGILDVARAAQVSVATVSRVLNEPEKVGEKTRLRVQAAIDALGYEPNASARSLRSQRSRVIGVVLPTLLNPVFAECLKGIADTAARGGYAILPFFTDYHLERESQAVALLLASNVEGIVLVVSNPAHSPALVRLGKTRCPYVLAYNQHPEHPCVTVNGEQAMIELIHHLATLGHRRIAMVSGHLHVSDRAQQRSHGYLKGMDKAGLAPMPLLEVPFMDQGEEEQTPHSDGVHLASVARLLRQPERPTALIGSNDLIAIRCLRTAQQIGLQVPNDISVIGFDGIALGAELFPRPATIAQPNEEIGRQCIGLLLEAVAQQKTVSAQASVLLPYTFDRGESCAPAPCSPRAHTG from the coding sequence ATGGCCAATGTAGGAATACTGGATGTCGCCAGAGCAGCCCAGGTATCGGTTGCCACGGTATCGCGCGTGCTCAATGAGCCAGAAAAGGTGGGCGAAAAGACCCGCCTTCGCGTGCAAGCCGCGATCGACGCGCTGGGGTATGAGCCCAATGCCTCGGCACGCAGTCTGCGCAGCCAACGCAGTCGGGTCATCGGCGTCGTCTTGCCTACCTTGCTCAACCCCGTTTTTGCCGAGTGTTTGAAAGGCATCGCCGATACGGCAGCCCGCGGCGGCTATGCCATCTTGCCCTTCTTTACCGACTACCACCTTGAACGTGAATCCCAGGCAGTCGCCTTGCTCCTGGCCAGCAATGTGGAAGGCATTGTGCTGGTGGTCTCCAACCCGGCTCATTCCCCTGCTTTAGTGCGACTGGGCAAGACTCGCTGTCCCTACGTACTGGCTTACAACCAGCACCCCGAGCATCCTTGCGTCACCGTCAACGGCGAGCAGGCCATGATTGAATTGATCCACCATCTGGCCACACTGGGCCATCGCCGCATTGCCATGGTAAGCGGTCATCTGCATGTGTCTGATCGCGCCCAGCAACGCAGCCATGGCTATCTAAAAGGAATGGACAAGGCGGGTCTGGCGCCCATGCCACTGCTGGAAGTGCCGTTCATGGATCAGGGCGAAGAGGAGCAAACGCCACATTCTGACGGTGTGCATCTTGCCAGCGTCGCCCGACTTTTGCGCCAGCCCGAACGTCCCACGGCCTTGATTGGCTCCAATGATCTGATTGCCATTCGCTGTCTGCGCACAGCGCAACAGATTGGCCTGCAGGTTCCCAACGATATCAGCGTGATCGGCTTTGATGGCATTGCGCTAGGGGCTGAACTGTTTCCGCGTCCGGCCACCATCGCACAGCCCAATGAAGAAATTGGTCGCCAATGCATCGGCCTGCTGCTGGAGGCAGTGGCCCAGCAAAAAACAGTTTCCGCGCAGGCCTCGGTTCTGCTGCCCTACACCTTCGACCGGGGCGAGTCCTGCGCCCCTGCCCCTTGCTCACCAAGGGCCCATACAGGATGA
- the argG gene encoding argininosuccinate synthase: MTTILESLPVGQKVGIAFSGGLDTSAALLWMRNKGAIPYAYTANLGQPDEPDYDAIPRKAKEYGATLARLVDCRQQLVAEGIAALQCNAFHITTGGVTYFNTTPIGRAVTGTMLVAAMKEDDVHIWGDGSTYKGNDIERFYRYGLLTNPELKIYKPWLDQTFIDELGGRAEMSEYMQENGFDYKMSAEKAYSTDSNMLGATHEAKDLEYLNAGINIVKPIMGVAFWRDDVAVPAEQVRVRFEEGQPVALNGVEFSDPVELMLEANRIGGRHGLGMSDQIENRIIEAKSRGIYEAPGMALLHIAYERLVTGIHNEDTIEQYRINGLRLGRLLYQGRWFDPQAIMLRETAQRWVARAVTGEVTLELRRGNDYSILDTVSPNLTYKAERLSMEKVDSMFSPRDRIGQLTMRNLDIVDTRDKLFTYTQAGLLAPAAGSAVPQLKDSKK; encoded by the coding sequence ATGACAACCATCCTTGAATCTCTTCCAGTCGGCCAGAAGGTCGGCATTGCCTTTTCCGGTGGCCTGGACACCAGCGCTGCCCTTTTGTGGATGCGCAATAAGGGCGCCATCCCTTACGCCTACACCGCCAATCTGGGTCAGCCCGACGAGCCCGATTACGATGCCATCCCTCGCAAGGCCAAGGAATACGGCGCCACCTTGGCCCGCTTGGTGGATTGCCGTCAGCAACTGGTGGCCGAAGGGATTGCCGCTTTGCAGTGCAACGCTTTTCATATCACCACGGGCGGTGTCACCTACTTCAACACCACGCCTATTGGCCGCGCTGTAACCGGTACCATGCTGGTGGCCGCCATGAAAGAGGACGATGTTCATATCTGGGGCGATGGCAGCACCTACAAGGGCAACGACATTGAGCGTTTCTACCGCTACGGTTTGTTGACCAACCCCGAACTGAAGATTTACAAACCTTGGCTAGACCAGACCTTTATTGATGAGCTGGGTGGCCGTGCCGAGATGTCCGAGTACATGCAGGAAAACGGTTTCGACTACAAGATGTCGGCCGAGAAAGCCTACTCCACCGATTCCAACATGCTGGGTGCCACGCATGAGGCCAAGGATCTGGAGTACCTGAATGCCGGCATCAATATCGTCAAACCCATTATGGGTGTCGCGTTCTGGCGTGACGATGTGGCCGTGCCTGCTGAACAAGTGCGTGTGCGCTTTGAGGAAGGTCAGCCTGTTGCTCTGAACGGTGTGGAATTCTCCGACCCTGTGGAACTGATGCTGGAAGCGAACCGCATCGGCGGCCGTCATGGTCTGGGCATGAGCGACCAGATCGAAAACCGCATCATCGAAGCCAAGAGCCGTGGCATTTACGAAGCCCCCGGCATGGCTTTGCTGCACATTGCTTACGAGCGTCTGGTAACGGGTATTCACAACGAAGACACCATTGAACAGTACCGCATCAACGGTCTGCGTTTGGGTCGTCTGCTGTACCAAGGCCGTTGGTTCGATCCACAAGCCATCATGCTGCGTGAAACCGCCCAGCGCTGGGTGGCTCGTGCGGTGACTGGCGAAGTGACGCTGGAACTGCGCCGCGGTAATGACTACTCCATCTTGGATACCGTCTCGCCTAACCTGACCTACAAGGCCGAGCGTCTGAGCATGGAAAAAGTGGATAGCATGTTCTCGCCACGCGACCGTATCGGTCAGTTGACCATGCGCAATCTGGACATCGTGGACACACGCGACAAGCTGTTCACCTACACACAAGCTGGCCTGTTGGCTCCTGCGGCCGGTTCGGCTGTGCCTCAGCTGAAAGACAGCAAGAAGTAA
- a CDS encoding peroxidase-related enzyme (This protein belongs to a clade of uncharacterized proteins related to peroxidases such as the alkylhydroperoxidase AhpD.), producing the protein MPETPAHAAISRYPVPALAEMPDDIRSRIEAVQEKSGFIPNVFLALAHRPDEFRAFFAYHDALMEKPSGLSQADREMIVVATSAANQCHYCVIAHGAILRIRAKNPLVADQVAVNWRKADISARQKAMLAFALKVSQNAQDIDEADFQALHEHGFSDEDAWDIAGISAFFGLSNRMANFMSMRCNDEFYMLGRVPR; encoded by the coding sequence ATGCCCGAGACACCCGCTCACGCTGCCATCAGCCGCTACCCCGTCCCTGCCCTGGCCGAAATGCCCGACGATATTCGCAGCCGTATTGAAGCAGTGCAGGAAAAATCCGGCTTCATACCCAATGTGTTTCTGGCCCTGGCTCATCGGCCTGACGAGTTCCGTGCCTTTTTTGCCTATCATGACGCCTTGATGGAAAAACCCAGCGGCCTGAGCCAGGCTGATCGGGAAATGATTGTGGTGGCCACCTCGGCGGCCAATCAATGCCATTACTGTGTGATCGCCCACGGCGCGATTTTACGTATCCGCGCCAAAAACCCGCTGGTGGCAGACCAGGTTGCCGTCAACTGGCGCAAGGCCGACATTAGCGCTCGCCAAAAAGCAATGCTGGCTTTCGCTCTGAAAGTCTCGCAAAACGCCCAGGATATTGACGAGGCCGACTTCCAGGCGCTGCACGAGCACGGGTTTAGCGACGAAGACGCCTGGGACATTGCCGGCATCAGTGCTTTTTTCGGTTTGAGCAATCGCATGGCCAATTTCATGTCCATGCGCTGCAATGACGAGTTTTATATGCTGGGCCGTGTCCCACGCTAA
- a CDS encoding ABC transporter permease produces the protein MQATYLLPLCSAPAVAFFAAFWLLPAIQLLALPAQEGIDTYWVVLTSGRYLQALLQTLLLSALVTLATLVLGAIVGIVMARHRVPAKRLLLALMTLPLSFPGVIVGFFIILLGGRQGLLAQITQDLGLGRITFAYSLLGLFLAYLYFSLPRAIATYTAAAQSIDRNLEEAARSCGATRWDIARDVWIPELAPTSLSCGAIVFATSMGAFGTAFTLSSRYEVLPITIYNEFTNYANFTLAASLSISLGLLTWFTLWLARRVVRDPAVVV, from the coding sequence ATGCAAGCCACCTACCTGCTGCCCCTGTGCTCGGCACCTGCCGTCGCTTTTTTTGCCGCGTTCTGGCTGTTGCCGGCGATACAGCTTCTGGCATTGCCCGCTCAGGAAGGCATAGACACCTACTGGGTCGTGTTGACATCGGGACGGTACTTGCAGGCCCTGCTGCAAACGCTGCTCCTGTCCGCTCTGGTGACCCTGGCCACCTTGGTGCTCGGCGCCATCGTTGGCATCGTGATGGCCCGCCACCGCGTGCCTGCCAAACGCCTGCTGCTCGCCTTGATGACGCTTCCCCTCTCTTTTCCCGGCGTCATCGTGGGTTTTTTCATCATCTTGCTGGGTGGTCGCCAGGGGCTGCTGGCCCAGATCACCCAGGATCTGGGGTTGGGGCGGATCACGTTTGCCTATAGCCTGCTGGGTCTGTTTCTGGCTTATCTGTACTTTTCCCTGCCTCGCGCCATTGCCACCTACACCGCCGCGGCCCAATCCATAGACCGCAATCTGGAGGAAGCGGCCCGCTCCTGTGGTGCCACACGCTGGGATATTGCCCGGGACGTCTGGATACCGGAGCTGGCGCCAACGTCGCTGTCCTGCGGCGCCATCGTATTTGCCACTTCCATGGGTGCCTTCGGGACGGCCTTCACCTTGTCCAGCCGCTACGAAGTCTTGCCCATCACGATCTACAACGAATTTACCAACTATGCGAATTTCACCTTGGCTGCCAGCTTGTCCATATCGTTGGGGCTGCTGACATGGTTTACCTTGTGGCTGGCCCGGCGCGTGGTGCGCGACCCCGCGGTGGTGGTGTGA
- the kdpF gene encoding K(+)-transporting ATPase subunit F produces MTASFFTVLAAGVSLGLFIYLFYALLKAENF; encoded by the coding sequence ATGACAGCGTCCTTTTTTACGGTTCTGGCAGCAGGGGTATCGCTGGGGCTGTTTATCTATTTGTTCTATGCCTTGCTCAAGGCCGAAAACTTCTAA
- a CDS encoding type 1 glutamine amidotransferase — protein MKPILVLQHEATQGPGVLLDHLESHGLPHHLCMSPLEGGAPVSARDYSGVVVLGSDRSVHDCLPWIEQEHELLQDAVRRHVPVLGHCFGAQLLARCLGAQVQRNPYPNIGWGQVWSSPYAQRVMGLPKRAMLFNWHYDTFQIPSGASRTLYGPHCLNKGFCLGPHWAFQGHLEVTADSIRQWCDHGRHELEQVYGPAAQDAQHILWGLDQHLSPLHLIARQAYQRWTDQLMERAGLALVQIHMPSLYVGQ, from the coding sequence ATGAAACCCATTCTTGTTTTGCAGCACGAGGCCACGCAAGGGCCGGGAGTGCTGCTGGATCATCTGGAGAGCCATGGTCTTCCCCATCACTTGTGCATGTCGCCGCTGGAGGGCGGGGCGCCGGTATCCGCTCGTGATTACAGCGGGGTGGTCGTGCTGGGCAGTGACCGCAGTGTCCATGATTGTTTGCCCTGGATAGAGCAGGAGCACGAACTATTGCAGGACGCGGTTCGGCGCCATGTTCCGGTTCTGGGCCATTGCTTTGGGGCGCAATTGCTGGCTCGTTGCCTTGGGGCTCAAGTGCAGCGCAACCCATATCCGAACATAGGTTGGGGCCAGGTTTGGAGCAGCCCTTACGCGCAGCGTGTCATGGGCCTGCCCAAGCGTGCCATGCTGTTTAACTGGCATTACGACACCTTCCAGATTCCCTCGGGGGCCAGCCGGACTTTATACGGTCCTCATTGCTTGAATAAAGGTTTCTGCCTGGGTCCGCATTGGGCCTTTCAAGGCCATCTGGAAGTGACCGCCGATAGCATCCGACAGTGGTGCGACCACGGCCGCCACGAGCTGGAGCAGGTATACGGTCCTGCGGCTCAGGATGCACAACATATCTTGTGGGGCCTGGATCAGCATTTAAGCCCCTTGCACCTTATTGCCAGACAGGCCTATCAACGCTGGACAGACCAGTTGATGGAGCGTGCCGGCCTCGCCCTGGTCCAAATCCATATGCCGTCTTTATACGTGGGCCAGTAA
- a CDS encoding ABC transporter substrate-binding protein, whose product MLSTLACRVALPLALMTMGSAVAAQTAICYNCPPEWADWASQIEAIKQHTGITVPPDNKNSGQSLAQLLAESANPVADVTYLGITFAIQAQKDGVTQAYKPEGWEQIPEGLKDPQGHWFAIHSGTMGIMVNKSALGDVPVPTSWNDLLKQEYKGLVGYLDPSSAFVGYVGAVAINEALGGNMDNFDPAINWFKALQQNNPIVPKQTAYARLISGEIPILLDYDFSAYRAQYKDGEDVAFVIPQEGTIVVPYVMSLVKNAPHAEQGRKVLDFVLSEQGQAIWANAFLRPIRSSAISEQAQSRFLPDSDYARAKAVNYARMAQGQKPFAERYLAEVR is encoded by the coding sequence ATGCTGAGCACATTGGCTTGCCGCGTGGCACTGCCCCTGGCCCTGATGACAATGGGAAGCGCAGTCGCCGCGCAGACCGCCATTTGCTACAACTGTCCCCCTGAATGGGCCGATTGGGCCAGCCAGATCGAAGCCATCAAGCAACATACCGGCATTACCGTGCCGCCCGATAACAAGAACTCCGGCCAGTCACTGGCTCAACTACTGGCCGAATCCGCCAATCCGGTCGCTGACGTCACGTATCTGGGCATCACCTTTGCCATCCAGGCCCAGAAAGACGGCGTGACCCAAGCCTATAAACCCGAAGGCTGGGAACAGATTCCGGAAGGATTGAAAGATCCGCAAGGGCATTGGTTCGCGATTCATTCGGGCACCATGGGCATCATGGTCAATAAATCGGCCTTGGGCGATGTACCAGTGCCCACGTCCTGGAACGATCTGCTCAAGCAAGAATACAAAGGTCTGGTGGGCTATCTGGACCCTTCCTCTGCCTTCGTGGGCTATGTCGGCGCCGTTGCGATCAACGAGGCCCTGGGCGGCAATATGGACAACTTTGACCCCGCCATCAACTGGTTCAAGGCCCTGCAACAGAACAATCCCATCGTCCCCAAGCAAACCGCTTATGCTCGCCTGATTTCCGGCGAGATCCCCATCTTGCTGGACTATGATTTCAGCGCCTACCGCGCACAATATAAAGACGGGGAAGATGTAGCATTCGTCATTCCCCAGGAAGGCACGATTGTGGTGCCGTACGTCATGTCGCTGGTCAAGAACGCCCCACATGCCGAACAGGGACGCAAAGTACTGGATTTCGTGCTCTCCGAGCAAGGCCAGGCTATCTGGGCCAATGCCTTCCTGCGCCCGATTCGCAGCAGTGCCATCAGCGAGCAGGCACAGTCACGCTTCCTGCCTGACAGCGACTACGCGCGCGCCAAGGCCGTTAACTACGCACGCATGGCACAAGGTCAGAAGCCTTTTGCTGAGCGTTACCTGGCTGAGGTCCGCTAA
- a CDS encoding ABC transporter ATP-binding protein: METKHVPVRIEQCAKTYADGTRGLHPSTLDIAPGEVMALLGPSGCGKTTLLRLIAGLEMPDAGSRILFDGQDVTHLPIEKREVGMVFQHYALFPAMTVEANIGYGPKIKGMALAERQQRVGELVDLMRLNGLEKRLPSALSGGQRQRVAIARAIANQPRVLLLDEPLAALDAKLKVSLRDELAELLRRLRITAVHVTHDQQEAFAIADRLAVMHEGRIIQIGDGESLYRHPAHPFVATFLGRVNVLQRNAQSLFHNDVRLADLRLPCPEALRGSQELLLRPEDIRVCMEAPAGWARARVQQRSFMGGRVQLTLEVAGQAPLIAEVDRDHAAVLGSTVGIQLNPDSLIPGSVPMS; encoded by the coding sequence ATGGAAACTAAACACGTACCCGTGCGCATTGAACAATGCGCCAAAACCTATGCGGATGGCACACGGGGTTTGCACCCCAGCACCCTGGATATCGCCCCGGGTGAAGTCATGGCGCTGCTGGGCCCCTCGGGCTGCGGCAAGACCACCTTGCTGCGGCTGATCGCCGGTCTGGAAATGCCCGATGCCGGTAGCCGCATCCTGTTCGACGGACAGGACGTTACCCATCTGCCGATTGAAAAACGCGAAGTCGGCATGGTGTTTCAACATTACGCCCTGTTTCCGGCCATGACGGTTGAGGCGAACATCGGCTATGGCCCGAAAATCAAGGGCATGGCCCTAGCGGAGCGCCAGCAACGGGTTGGCGAGCTGGTCGATCTGATGCGCCTGAATGGTCTGGAAAAACGCCTGCCTTCTGCCCTGTCCGGTGGACAGCGACAACGGGTTGCGATCGCCCGCGCCATCGCCAATCAACCCCGTGTCCTGCTCCTGGACGAGCCCCTGGCTGCCCTGGATGCCAAGCTGAAAGTCTCGTTGCGCGATGAACTGGCCGAGCTGCTGCGACGCCTGCGCATTACCGCCGTTCACGTCACCCACGATCAACAGGAAGCCTTTGCCATTGCTGACCGGCTGGCCGTCATGCACGAAGGCCGCATTATTCAGATTGGCGACGGAGAAAGCCTGTACCGGCATCCCGCCCATCCGTTTGTCGCCACTTTCCTGGGGCGCGTCAACGTCCTGCAACGTAACGCACAAAGCCTGTTTCATAACGATGTGCGGCTGGCAGACCTGCGCCTGCCCTGCCCCGAGGCTTTACGCGGGTCACAGGAATTACTATTACGCCCAGAGGACATCCGTGTGTGCATGGAGGCACCGGCTGGCTGGGCACGGGCCCGTGTTCAGCAACGCAGTTTTATGGGCGGGCGGGTCCAGTTGACCCTGGAGGTCGCCGGACAAGCTCCCCTGATTGCCGAGGTAGATCGTGACCATGCCGCCGTGCTCGGCAGCACAGTGGGTATTCAGCTCAACCCGGACTCGCTGATACCTGGCTCGGTGCCGATGTCCTGA